The Salminus brasiliensis chromosome 8, fSalBra1.hap2, whole genome shotgun sequence genome has a window encoding:
- the LOC140561316 gene encoding protein FAM124A, whose protein sequence is MEKNSAENDFADSGAETAESDYSPMSSSNSDLSMGDLQDPFLVSIHIIADPGQARIIQLAADQVLSLLHPELTLFRVSERAAGPPRRSRLWQRNTINAPSPQPALAVILFLQEEYGGDDGQEFFHGHLRRPPWCYHHTERVNGRGLLPFSSASQDFFTLAAGTPLWALRQVHYGKEIVRFTIYCRNETYSKQLQLYRLLLHCRLAQRKDDFCFCVVYSNRDMEIQLSFKQMPRGQKPIPTECAIMEIRVRDVAGLITLLPHSCTPISDMRWQTEDYDGNRILLQVAGSWKPPRHTIAHHSCVLPNYFPVHSPPTSEPFHCPSSYGRGPASYRNRRCRSSSRSHIQKNDSPHIQASQRSLPLLCKQDDLECVPEEKNAGRMGARSFSTFSLPTEGFGYACTSPPAPRPRSLSLLAAPTFRINIDALVGAEETDVDTGQAVSSNCIDLSVVSAYWHPQMSMHSKTLFPKAHSTIPQDRDHDFTVQYENTYPSLDRHATPSQTSRMSSMSMPSAVHKVLPKSACSLHGQVPTAWDVEQHQSDGMDIIDISRDYTEEDGQEFYI, encoded by the exons ATGGAGAAGAACTCCGCCGAAAATGACTTCGCCGACTCAGGAGCAGAAACCGCAGA ATCAGACTACAGCCCCATGTCATCTTCAAACA GTGATTTATCCATGGGGGACCTACAGGACCCTTTTCTTGTGTCCATTCATATCATCGCAGATCCAGGACAAGCCAGAATTATTCAGCTTGCTGCTGACCAAGTCCTGTCTTTGCTCCACCCGGAGCTCACTCTCTTTAGAGTGTCAGAACGTGCAGCTGGGCCACCCAGGAGGTCCAGACTTTGGCAGAGGAACACTATAAATGCCCCCTCCCCCCAGCCAGCCCTGGCTGTCATATTGTTCTTGCAGGAGGAGTACGGAGGTGATGATGGTCAGGAGTTCTTTCATGGTCACCTGAGACGACCACCATGGTGCTACCAccacacagagagagtgaaCGGACGTGGTCTCCTGCCTTTTTCGTCTGCCAGCCAGGACTTCTTCACTCTAGCCGCAGGTACCCCACTCTGGGCCCTCCGCCAGGTCCACTATGGCAAGGAAATAGTCCGCTTCACCATATACTGTCGAAATGAAACCTACAGCAAACAGTTGCAGCTGTACCGGTTGCTGCTGCACTGCAGGCTGGCTCAGAGGAAAGATGATTTCTGCTTCTGTGTGGTGTACTCCAATCGTGACATGGAGATTCAGCTGTCATTTAAACAGATGCCACGGGGACAAAAACCCATCCCTACAGAATGTGCCATAATGGAGATACGTGTGAGAGATGTGGCCGGGCTTATAACTCTGCTGCCCCATTCTTGTACACCAATTAGTGACATGCGCTGGCAGACAGAGGATTATGATGGAAATAGAATACTGCTGCAG GTTGCGGGCTCCTGGAAGCCGCCCAGACACACTATTGCGCACCACTCTTGTGTTCTTCCTAACTATTTTCCTGTTCACTCCCCTCCTACCTCGGAGCCCTTTCATTGCCCATCATCTTATGGCAGAGGCCCTGCTTCCTATCGGAACCGCCGCTGTCGCAGCTCATCCCGCTCACACATTCAAAAGAATGACTCTCCACATATACAGGCTTCACAAAGATCCTTACCACTGCTGTGTAAGCAGGATGATCTGGAGTGTGTCccagaagaaaaaaatgcaggAAGGATGGGGGCCCGTTCATTCTCCACATTCTCCCTACCAACTGAAGGGTTTGGTTATGCATGCACCTCACCTCCAGCACCCCGCCCCCGCAGCTTATCTTTACTCGCTGCTCCTACGTTTCGCATAAACATTGATGCATTGGTGGGGGCTGAAGAGACAGATGTGGACACCGGACAGGCAGTGAGCAGCAATTGTATAGATTTGTCTGTGGTGTCTGCTTATTGGCACCCACAGATGAGCATGCATTCCAAAACTCTTTTCCCAAAGGCTCACTCCACCATCCCACAGGACAGAGATCATGACTTTACGGTGCAGTATGAAAACACATACCCATCTTTAGACCGACATGCCACACCTTCCCAAACCAGCAGAATGTCTTCTATGAGCATGCCTAGTGCTGTGCACAAGGTATTACCAAAGAGTGCATGCTCATTACATGGCCAGGTCCCTACAGCATGGGATGTTGAACAGCATCAGAGTGATGGCATGGACATAATTGACATTTCCAGAGATTACACTGAGGAAGATGGCCAGGAGTTCTACATCTAA
- the asb18 gene encoding ankyrin repeat and SOCS box protein 18 — protein sequence MFSHDGETLIVSYVATCTCPINKRWTSLDKDCTRSSKCKEGSKKPGLDFHCPPVLVELLGRHWRDLKDGFSDPEELNKILVFQSDELQWTAQKRGLWSLEYKQELTSPLCIAAAQGFTECLQYLLEHGAHPNLSAGGKAALHEACANGNTECAELLLEHGANPNQLTEDGLTPLHLCRTPQSFRCAKAVVRHGAKVDLPSEEEEETPLYVAAKHGLPHHAQLYLRYGAHIDHTSCSGETPLGVACSETQDKMAEGQDEKHLQLCRLLLNYGANVNLADNERRTPLHKAARNVQASLVQLLLDHGADINAIDYNGCSPLSSVLQSSVIRQEWQPHIVVQTLLNHGSIKVWPQALLKVLTACAASPKTVEILFNSYNLVPVTSKWAEAIPEDIFQLYRPFYESLFALEYKPRGLQHLCRSALRKHFGRHCYLLVPRLPIPRLLKNYLLLEPDGCIN from the exons ATGTTCTCACATGATGGAGAAACGTTAATTGTGAGTTATGTAGCTACTTGTACATGCCCCATCAACAAAAGGTGGACATCTTTAGACAAAGACTGCACTAGAAGCAGCAAGTGCAAGGAAGGCTCAAAGAAGCCAGGGTTGGACTTTCATTGTCCTCCTGTCCTTGTTGAGCTGCTGGGCCGCCACTGGAGGGACCTGAAAGATGGCTTCTCTGACCCTGAAGAGCTAAATAAGATTCTAGTGTTCCAAAGTGATGAGCTGCAATGGACTGCACAGAAACGTG GCCTTTGGTCTTTGGAATACAAGCAAGAACTCACAAGCCCACTCTGCATAGCTGCAGCTCAAGGTTTTACTGAGTGCCTACAATACTTGCTTGAGCATGGAGCTCATCCCAATCTCAGTGCAGGAGGCAAGGCAGCCCTTCACGAGGCCTGTGCAAATGGCAATACTGAGTGTGCAGAGCTATTGTTAGAGCATGGAGCCAATCCCAACCAGCTGACAGAGGATGGCCTGACACCGTTGCATCTCTGCAGAACACCCCAGTCATTTCG CTGTGCTAAGGCCGTGGTGCGCCATGGTGCCAAGGTAGACCTTCctagtgaggaggaggaggagactcCTTTATATGTGGCAGCAAAGCATGGTCTACCACACCACGCCCAGCTCTATCTGCGATATGGAGCACACATCGATCATACCAGCTGCTCAGGTGAAACACCACTGGGGGTAGCATGTAGTGAAACTCAAGACAAGATGGCAGAAGGTCAGGATGAGAAACACCTTCAACTCTGTCGTCTCCTCTTGAATTACGGAGCGAATGTCAATCTAGCTGACAATGAACGGCGCACTCCTCTGCATAAGGCAGCCCGCAACGTCCAAGCTAGCTTGGTGCAGCTTCTTTTGGATCATGGGGCAGATATCAATGCCATTGACTACAATGGTTGTTCACCACTTTCTAGTGTACTCCAAAGCTCTGTAATACGTCAGGAGTGGCAGCCACACATTGTTGTTCAGACACTGTTAAATCATGGATCCATTAAAGTATGGCCACAGGCATTACTTAAG GTATTAACAGCTTGTGCAGCATCCCCGAAAACTGTAGAGATTCTATTTAACTCCTACAATCTCGTTCCTGTAACATCCAAATGGGCTGAAGCCATACCTGAGGATATTTTTCAA ctttacAGACCATTTTATGAATCTCTCTTTGCACTGGAATATAAGCCACGCGGTTTACAGCACCTGTGTAGATCTGCACTAAGAAAACACTTTGGGAGACACTGCTACTTACTTGTCCCTCGGCTACCTATCCCAAGGTTACTAAAAAATTATCTTCTTTTGGAACCTGATGGCTGTATTAACTAG